The following proteins are co-located in the Sebastes umbrosus isolate fSebUmb1 chromosome 24, fSebUmb1.pri, whole genome shotgun sequence genome:
- the LOC119483707 gene encoding OX-2 membrane glycoprotein-like, translating into MAHRAVLHVLCVLGVFQKGLTALIETQQTVEAAVGEEAYLNCWLMQSRDVLQVTWQKILPDGEKNIATYSERFGERVNAGFQSKLEFKDAGLQNSSIVIRRVMEEDEGCYRCLFNTFSEGALTATTCLKLYELHGPFLHITESTVVSCSATARPAPTVTLTVPHYNSTSVTNTNGTVTVTTTAGLSGLHGKSTRVGCAVRVLSGPQIEVSMMIPEVKQSSADDFTLIIVSVVVACVCVCVVAAVVITLLIRKHWNRRSDKDPEEKNTPQKAIKDIDETTPLMKEENETRQRTSTGRKEKHDHPKASPGKGRKKLSFN; encoded by the exons ATGGCGCACCGTGCAGTCTTACATGTCCTTTGTGTGTTGGGAGTCTTTCAGAAAG GTCTAACAGCTCTGATAGAAACCCAGCAGACTGTGGAGGCAGCTGTAGGAGAGGAAGCCTACTTGAACTGTTGGCTGATGCAATCTAGAGATGTTCTGCAAGTCACATGGCAGAAGATTTTACCTGATGGAGAGAAGAACATAGCTACTTACAGTGAACGATTTGGTGAAAGAGTGAATGCTGGTTTTCAAAGTAAGCTGGAGTTTAAAGATGCTGGACTGCAGAACAGCTCCATAGTTATCAggagggtgatggaggaggatgaagggtgCTATCGCTGTTTGTTTAACACCTTCTCTGAAGGTGCTCTCACTGCTACAACCTGCCTGAAGCTCTATG AGCTGCATGGACCCTTTCTTCACATCACAGAATCAACAGTTGTGTCCTGCTCAGCCACAGCTCGACCTGCTCCCACAGTAACACTGACTGTCCCTCACTACAACTCTACCAGCGTCACCAACACCAACGGCACAGTCACTGTCACCACTACAGCTGGGCTGTCTGGTCTACATGGCAAAAGCACACGGGTTGGATGTGCAGTGAGAGTGCTCTCTGGTCCTCAGATAGAGGTGTCTATGATGATTCCTGAGGTCAAACAGTCGTCTGCTGATG ATTTCACTCTGATCATCGTGTCCGTGGTTGtggcctgtgtttgtgtttgtgttgttgctgcAGTCGTCATCACCCTGCTTATACGGAAACATTGGAACCG TCGGTCAGACAAGGACCCTGAGGAGaagaacacaccacaaaaagcAATCAAAGACATTGATGA GACTACACCTTTAATGAAGGAAGAGAACGAGACGCGGCAACGGACGTCCActgggagaaaagaaaaacacgaCCACCCAAAAGCATCACCtgggaaaggaagaaaaaaattatcttttaactAA
- the LOC119483702 gene encoding OX-2 membrane glycoprotein-like, translating to MCRPALTLCLLLWMVGPAVSRTQGQVTAPASLSAEVGHSLLLGCNVTTETGDTVRQVRWLDRYKKVLLAYEQGVPVRISHQDPNVLLTATNNDASYITIKRVRPDDEGCYRCIFDVYPRGPLEGTTCISVTGKVHLEGNKTVVSGKPVTLSCWYSLSERVRQVLWRKTAEQGDTTKVASFATNGHQSTQEQYKGRVSLSQTLGDTQLTIKAVRTEDEGCYTCEFHTYPDGTKSDVACLSVYVLPKPEVSHVTSSSGVTEANCTAQSRPAAEIMWNIGGDNRTLGPPIISAYDQGDGTTLVTSTLLFPSALLSELSVKCVVHHPGLEKPMNVSLNTSMGPAVIILLSVCGVAAVLLLCLCVCLCKCFICTGD from the exons ATGTGTCGACCTGCTTTGACCCTGTGTCTGCTGCTCTGGATGGTCGGACCGGCTGTCTCCAGGACGCAAG GTCAGGTCACAGCTCCTGCCAGTCTGAGTGCAGAGGTGGGCCACTCCCTGCTGCTCGGCTGCAACGTCACCACGGAAACGGGCGACACCGTCCGGCAAGTGCGCTGGCTCGACCGGTACAAGAAGGTCCTGCTGGCGTACGAGCAGGGCGTGCCGGTGCGCATCAGCCACCAAGATCCCAACGTGCTGCTCACCGCCACCAACAACGACGCCAGCTACATCACCATCAAGAGGGTGCGGCCCGATGACGAGGGCTGCTACCGCTGCATCTTTGACGTTTACCCCCGGGGCCCGCTGGAAGGCACGACGTGCATCAGCGTCACTG GTAAAGTGCACCTGGAGGGCAACAAGACGGTGGTGAGCGGGAAGCCGGTGACGCTGTCCTGCTGGTACAGCCTCTCTGAGAGGGTGCGCCAGGTGCTGTGGAGGAAGACGGCCGAACAGGGTGACACCACCAAAGTGGCCTCCTTCGCCACGAACGGCCACCAGAGCACACAGGAGCAGTACAAGGGTCGGGTCAGCTTGAGTCAAACCCTGGGCGACACCCAGCTGACCATCAAAGCGGTCAGGACGGAGGACGAGGGCTGCTACACCTGCGAGTTCCACACATACCCAGACGGCACCAAAAGTGACGTCGCCTGCCTCTCTGTTTATG TTTTACCTAAACCAGAGGTGAGTCACGTGACGTCGTCCTCAGGAGTCACCGAGGCGAACTGCACCGCCCAGTCCCGACCTGCAGCAGAGATCATGTGGAACATCGGCGGGGACAACCGAACACTTGGACCGCCCATTATATCCGCCTACGACCAGGGCGACGGCACGACGTTGGTGACGAGCACGCTGCTCTTCCCGTCGGCGCTGCTTAGTGAGCTGTCCGTCAAGTGCGTCGTGCACCACCCGGGTTTGGAGAAACCTATGAACGTGTCTCTCAACACAAGCA tgggTCCAGCCGTGATCATCCTCCTCTCGGTGTGCGGCGTGGCAGCGGTCCTCctcctgtgtctgtgtgtgtgtctctgcaagTGCTTCATCTGTACTGGCG ACTGA
- the LOC119484031 gene encoding OX-2 membrane glycoprotein-like — protein sequence MSYSVQRAVLHFLCVFGVFQKGLTALIETQHTVEAAVGEEACLTCHLMQSRDVLQVTWQKILPDGEKNMATYSERFGERVNAGFQSKLEFKDAGLQNSSIVIRRVMEEDEGCYRCMFNTFSEGALIATTCLKLYELHGPFLHIRESTVVSCSATARPAPTVTLTVPHYNSTSITNTNGTVTVTTTAGLSGVHGNSTQVGCAVRVLSGPQIEVSMMIPEVKQSSDDDFILIIVSVVVACVCVCVVAAVVITLLKRKHQNR from the exons ATTCAGTACAGCGTGCAGTCTTACATTTCCTTTGTGTGTTTGGAGTCTTTCAGAAAG GTCTAACAGCTCTGATAGAAACCCAGCACACTGTGGAGGCAGCTGTAGGAGAGGAAGCCTGCTTAACCTGTCACCTGATGCAATCTAGAGATGTTCTGCAAGTCACATGGCAGAAGATTTTACCTGATGGAGAGAAGAACATGGCTACTTACAGTGAACGATTTGGTGAAAGAGTGAATGCTGGTTTTCAGAGTAAGCTGGAGTTTAAAGATGCTGGACTGCAGAACAGCTCCATAGTTATCAggagggtgatggaggaggatgaagggtgCTATCGCTGTATGTTTAACACCTTCTCTGAAGGTGCTCTCATTGCTACAACCTGCCTGAAGCTCTATG AGCTGCATGGACCCTTTCTTCACATCAGAGAATCAACAGTTGTGTCCTGCTCAGCCACAGCTCGACCTGCTCCCACAGTAACACTGACTGTCCCTCACTACAACTCTACCAGCATCACCAACACCAACGGCACAGTCACTGTCACCACTACAGCTGGGCTGTCTGGTGTCCATGGCAACAGCACACAGGTTGGATGTGCAGTGAGAGTGCTCTCTGGTCCTCAGATAGAGGTGTCTATGATGATTCCTGAGGTCAAACAGTCGTCTGATGATG ATTTCATTCTGATCATCGTGTCCGTGGTTGtggcctgtgtttgtgtttgtgttgttgctgcAGTCGTCATCACCCTGCTTAAACGGAAACACCAGAACCGGTAA